A stretch of DNA from Toxotes jaculatrix isolate fToxJac2 chromosome 15, fToxJac2.pri, whole genome shotgun sequence:
ggtcCAGCATCGTCCTCAGTGAAACTACCCAGGTCAAACAAAGGCTGAATAAACATTAACTGTACTCTGTTTGAACTTCATTCAAAAACTCTCCCATCTGGTCACTGTGAAGCAGTGGCTGACATAGACTCACTCCTCTGAGAATGGCCACCTGAACGTAGAAGAGGGCTTTGTGTATCTCATGGCCAACCCCACTGACCCTTGAGGCcgggtgccaaaaaaaaaaaaaacttacccTGTGGGACCACAACCTACGGGAATAAACTCCCATCCTTTGACTTTTAGATCTTCCTCagattgaagaaaaaaatacctttattgcaacGTCTTTGTGGGAAGAAAGGTCTGAAGAAGAGAGCGAGGTCGATAGCAAAGCACTTCACCATCAcggcagcaaacacacagaagagcaacacacacactgatgtaatGACCAGTGGAATCATCGaccctggaaaacaaacacaaaattaaagtaaataaatgggTGCGCCTGCTCGTGTGATATTAAACATGTTTCATACTATCAACAAATTTCTTTGAAAGACTATAAGAAACAATTAATCATTTCCGATAAGTACAACAAGCTGCCAAAGCCTGATAAAGTCTTGTGAATGGACAACAATCCTGTCACTGACCTCTCCGCTTGAGAGTTACAGTGGCATTCTTCGTGGTGTACAAGCCAGTGCCGACACATTTAAATTCATCTTGAAAATCTTTAGCAGACACTTTTTCAATGGTCAGGATGGTGGTGACGGTGTTCTTTGGAGTGTTATTAGTcctgacaacaaacacagagtttGGTTCAttaaagaaaaggcaaaaaaaagttatcattAATACAGATTACAGAGTGAAGTGGTTAACTACAGCAGACAACAAGGGCAAAGAAATGCACAAAATAGATCAAATATCATAACATCTAACCAAAGGATTGGCTCAAAATCTGGTGCTGATGCTTATGGTTTCTGAATGATgtatcctactgactttggtgagcCCTTTACTTTTCCAGCAGTCATCAGCTGCCATCATATGGAAACCAGCTGCCTGTAAGTGCACGCttgagtgtctgtgtttatgtgcttgtCCATTCAAAGGCCAATCTAAGTGCATATTTGAACAGAGATGTGTGTTGTATATGTAGTCTGTTTTAAGCATCACTGTGCAGTATACTACAAACATTTAAAGGATGACTATTGTAAATTATGTAGTGGGACAGATGCGTGTGCGGCTGTTTTTAATCAGAACTGCTTTTGATCACTCTTACATTTCAGTAGTTTCTCTGTATCCGTGGGTGGGGTTGAATGGGTTTCCGTTAATATACCATCTAGCAGAACAGTCACGTTTCACATTAATCCCACAGAAAACTGAGCAGTTCAGTTGGATCCTAAAGCCTGACAGAAAGAACAAGATATATTTTAGAGGACATAAAATTCACAGTGAGTGGCCATACTGACAAGTTTTAGAGtgaaaaatacagcacagttCTAATACACAGATATCTCACTGACACACCTTCATCAGCAAACTGCTCCGTGTTGGCTGGAGAGAGGATTTCTGGGTCACGATAGGACTCAGGTTGACCTATAagcaaaaatgaaacacaacgatgagtgtcttctgtcttcttctaTGGGATACTTGACAATGGTCACAAAATGcagagttacatttttttttgttgggcttttttttttttttttttttacctttttctgTCACTCAACATTAACAATAGATGTACAAAATATTTCTAATTACTGTAATTTTGGTCCATGGATCATCAAATTGACAGGCAGGTTGACTAATGAGCTTCCCCAACTAAaggtttgtaaaaaaaaaaaaaaaaaaaaacctgaaaatacTCTCTGACCTTTAACTTTAAGCCTCCTGGAGCCTGACGAGTTGTACACCTTGTGATTGTGTGTCCAGGTACAAACGCAGGTGTAGATGCCCTCGTGATCTTTGGTGGCTTTTTTAACCCACAGGTCAGCTGCATGGTTACCTTGAAGAATATTAAAGTCCTGCAGCCGGGGCAGAGGGGgccacaaaaagagaaaataaggaAGGAATAAATTGACATAGAAGGAATTTGGAAACACCATAGGACTTAGAGGAAATGTGGATTGTGTGaaagcattttaacattttataaatgagtccaaattattttaaagtatACTATATAATTATTGTTTACCTTACAATTCATCCGGCCTTCtaaaacaatttttttagaGATGGCTGCTTAATTTGGTGATACCACATAAATGGTACACTTGGGAAGTACCCACTAATTTATTTGACTTTGAAAGTGGCAACAAGGAAATGATGTAATTGttacacaggaaaaaacaaGAGCTCAGTTGAGGCTGACGGCTGCCCACCATGAGCCAGGTTACGctcaaggtttctacctgttaaaagggagttttttcctTGCCACTATTGCCAAGTGCTGCTCATGGGGGAATATTAGCAGCACGGTCCTGACATGCTCTGCGTGAAGAGtaccctgagataacttctgtcaTGATTTGGCATTATATGATTAAAACATACTTGACTTATTGGGCAACTAAGGGACACCAACGAGAGATTAAACAGAAAGGGTTAAAAATAGTCTTTCTATGTGTCTTGGTCACATGCTGCCAAATTAAACATCTCATATGTGCACACAATAACCACAATATATCTGTGGGTATTTGGTGGACTTGTTGGATATGTAATTGCTCACTGTAAAAGATTTCTAACTTTCAAAATTTTCTCATAGGCCTAAACATTTTTTAGTGCGAACACTTTCCGATTATAAGTTCAATAAATTTTGCTATTGTCTCAGAAGTTAATTAAGGACATACTAGATGACTCAGTGGCAGCATAAAGATATATCATCAAGATAAAACAGTTGTGTTGGCATCCTCATCATAAGTATTTCTCAGCCCGTAATCCTTGTGAGCCAGTCcaacattcatttcatttcagaatGAAGATAGACAAACATCTGCCCCTCATTTGCTTTGAACAGTGAGTTAGCATAATTATCCAATCACTGCCACAAGCCTTAGCATTCCAGTGTAATTCAGAGCAGCCCTGCCCTGGGCTGCTTTCCTGCTCATCCTATGTGTTGTGCATTTGAATCGACACAGCATTCACCAGAACATTGTCAGGTTTAAAAACCTGTAAAACATGATTGATATTCAATGATATTCACACCAGGTGTCACTGTAATCACAAGCGGCCATACCTTGTACCAGGTGAAATTTCCCCCAAACTTTTCACATATTTCCTCGACACGATCTGGACATGGGACCTTTTTGTTCACATCACTGTTTTCGATGTTTCCATAAAGGAATTTGTCATCCCCTCGATGGCTTGCGCTGAAGACTTCAACTCTTAAATGAAAGTTGGTGCATTCTCCTAGATGGTTTATATGCCTAGAAGAGAAGTAATCCCAGATAGCAAAATTATTTGGGGCAATACTTAAGCCCATATGTGTATTTCTTTGTACTCAATATACGCCAACATATGCTACACAGGCTATATGTATAAGTGTGATCCAGGTTAGGGACAGTATCAGAAGTTAAAACAATGAAGTTAAAAACAATGCTAGAAATCCAAAGttgacaaaatgttttgtgaaGATAAGTATTCTTACTGGGCAGTGTAAAGACCAGAGTCTTCAGTGAGGATGTTTAAGAAAAAGATCGCTCCATCATGGTAATGtatcctctctttctcatcaGATGAGAGATACTCAGTCTTGGTGGTATTTTTGTACCATTTGAACTCTTCATTCGGGTGgctgtcactgtcactcacATGAAGTTGAGGCTCAAAATAAAAAGCTTCACCTTCAAAAAGTTTAAATGAATCATCAGAACTGTCCTCACAAGGGGGCTCGACTGTCTCTGGAAATGAGTGGGAAGTTGATAGAGTTAAttatgatgaggatgaagacaaaagtgaaaaacacagaacttATAATCCCTGGATATGTAAATGCACAGGTGCACTTACAGGGGCCACAGTTATTACAGCACTGATGCAGTACTAATGCAGAACAGTGGAATAAAAGAGTTTAGAAGAGTttgttatgatgatgatgatgatgataatgatggttaaaaaaaacaagatttaatTTAACTCCTGCATTAATTCTTGCAAATCTTATCACTTTTTACATGAACGATTTAGTGTGCACACTGATGATGTGGCACTGATTCCAATAAACGGAAAAATAGCGACATTAACATGTAGATATAGTCCCTGCCCATTCACATATCTGTCTCTAGCTTCCTCATCATCCCAGGCCTTTTCTGccagattgtgtttttgtgtcattcCTGCTGAAGACTCTCTTGCCAACTGCTTTGTTATTGTTTCCTGTACCTGTTTCCCATTCCTGGCTCCCTGCAAGCTGTTGTTATTACTATCTCTTTGTGTCTAATGTCACTGAACTCGGCTGCCGGGTGGTTCTGCATTTGTGTCCTCTTTCCTGTTGTCTCATCATCACTGGTGACAAGTGTTTCCAGCTGCGCGATAGCGTGTGTGGAACTGACTTGGTGAAACATGTctcccagtgcaacagtgtgggtCACTGCTGTGTTCCTAATAATTTTTTGACAACAGTgaagctctatggcacagaggaaaaagatgTGTCAGACTTTGGCTACACAGATAATACTTTTTAATAgtatgcaaaacaaaaactagcCTTACTCTTTAAGTGTTATCTGTAAGAGAATTGATGCTCCAAGTCCAAGACCATTATGCTCAGGCCCTGTCTCTAAATACAGTAACCTTTGTAAAACACTCCCTCATGCATGTGTTATATTCTTACCACTGCCTTCCACTAAATGTGAAGCATCAGCACAatgaatgtataaataaatataaatattttccGTGGTGGTTGATGTGAATCTATTAATGCACTGTTCTTGTTCCTTGTATTCCTCTTCATCATAATGTGCATCCTACCTGAACATTTGGATGCAGTCACCacaaagatgaggaggagaagtcGGGAAGCATCCATTAGCTGAGAGAGAATGAAGGAGCACAGCAAAGGTTAAAGCATACTGTTGTGCTTCTTGTTAAATAATTAATGTGGCAGCGGTTACATACAGTGATACAGTGATACAATGCCATAGTCATGCACTGTCTTAAAGGTACCTTCCACTacactgtcacttcctgaaGCAGAACAGTATGATTGTGACAGTTTCAAAATGAGTCTTGCAGGAAACTCTTCACAGAACCCACACAGCAGATCTTACAGGACATAAATCGTGTTAATATTCTTAGAAATTTTAATTCCTGCCAATGCAGATACAGATAAAACACTTAGGATGTTTTAGTTAAATGGATTACACAACGTATAGTGCTTTGGCAAgaatatgtcaaaaaaaaaattagccaaAACAATGTATTAATATCTTTGtggaataaaagaagaaacagaacacATGCTGGTTTAAAAGCTAATCATCTCATTTGAAATGGCTTAGTAGCTTTGTATGTAAATGGAGAGCATGAACAGTGTTCATATTCTACTCCAACCTCTTCAGTTATGTTTAAATCAAGCTCAGTCCAGAAGAGACTGGGcagtgacaataataataatttcccCAGGGGAGAAGTACTGAAGACCTTAAAAACTGTCTATCCACCCATTTTCTGCCAAGGTAGTCTAGACATCCCTCTCTCAGACAACAGTTTCTCATTCCTCCTGGGGGACCCTGTGGAAATCCCAGGCCAGCTGAGATATTTATAGTCTCTCCAACGTATTTGGGAACTACCCTGGGGCCTTCTACCAGTTGTACATGCCCCTACAAAAACTCCAGCGGAAGGCGGCCAGAAGGCATCCCGATGAGGTGTCCTAACCACATCAACTGGCTCCTTTCAAGCTACAGGTTGGCAAGCAGATCAACCACGtcagctccctcttcaccaCAGTGGTCCAGTACAATGCCTGCATTACTGTATCAGCCACATCAGCATGACAGTTAGTCTACAAAACTATAGCTATTGGATGAGCAAAGTCCCACAACCCCTCCAGAAACCAGCCAATCCATGACAAGCACAGAAGTCCAATGACAAAGCACCACTTGGGTGCAGATCAAGCAGGTTGTTCCTCTCAGTCACCCCATCCAGGTTTTTCCATCATTGTCCTCATGAGCACAGAAGTTTTCCAAGAGGACCTGGTGCCCTTACCAGGGCCCTGGTACATGAGTTTGGTACATGAGCACAAACAGCATTCAGAAACTTTCTCCCAGCAACTTGCAGTTGCATGGAGGCAGCCCTCTTGTTCTCCATGGAGAACTCCAACACCTCAGTGCTCAACCATGAgcttaaaaaatgtaaattgtaaAATAGTAAAGCCAATAACAACAATCATCTTCATTTTTACGTAAAATATTGattgttttaatcatttcaaaatgtgaaaagtgcTTATGAAAATTTCACAGAGCCCAGTAACATTTTATTTCCCTATCAAATGAAAGAAGTGAGACATTAGTCtaaacattcagcagcagttGCACAAGCATGCAGTGGAAAAAGTGTCTAAAATAGCATCTGCACAGGCTAGAAGGATCTTATCTTTTATAGAGAAAGTTCCTCTCCTgatatcagtaaaaaaaaaaaaaaaaaaaaagtgcatgtgCAGTGAAATAAGGATAAGACACACTGTCAGACACAGCCCTGGCAACTTCTGAAGAGTTATCATCACAATGCATGAATTCAGAATTGAAgatatttataaaaatgtaatttgtatttataattttttaaagaaaaaagaaaacaaaaacagtttcctTCCTGGTTATCAAAGCTCTAGGTTTTGGAGAAACCTTTAGTTAGTAAATGGTCCACTATGATCTATTTGGTAATGGGCAGATAATACACCGAAGGTTTACCAGACCATGTTCACTTAATTACGCTGCCTTTTGCTACTGCAAAGAGTGTAGACGATGAGAGTAGAGTTTGTGTGACGGAAAGCAAAAGCAGAGATCCTACCCAGTATTACATATTAATATCTAAATACTGATAGCTTTAACCACTTTGCAATTGGCTTGTGTAAATATTGTGGAAATAACTAGtcaataaaccaaataaccaaAGCTGCCCCACAcagtctctttgtgtgtgtgtgtgtgtgtgtgtgtgttttcctctccctcacagagctgttgtcATGGCATCACACAATAAACCCTAGAGCAATTTTATATAACTTTACACTGCTGATGACGCTGTGTGCCATCAAAACAGATGCTGGTTATCGATAGATGAAGCCACTTTAAGTATTTGCTTGCTGTGCTACTCTTTTTGCCTATCCAAATGAAAAGGATTTAAAGGTCTTACATTATTTCACTCTCATAAATTAAAAGTTtataaattaaaagtaaatataaaaacactacTAATGAACCTTCATTGTGCCTGATGAACAtgaattaacattaattaaGCATAATGAAATGcattaattaaataaagtacAGTCTTACTGTACATCAGTAGGTTTCTAGGTTACTTTTCTAAGCTGTTtgcctttagtttttttttagttattcaGGCACCTGGTTAATTGGcacaataaacattttaaagtaaataCAGTTTGAAATAAACATACATCACTAC
This window harbors:
- the LOC121194962 gene encoding interleukin-1 receptor-like 1 isoform X2 → MFRHINHLGECTNFHLRVEVFSASHRGDDKFLYGNIENSDVNKKVPCPDRVEEICEKFGGNFTWYKDFNILQGNHAADLWVKKATKDHEGIYTCVCTWTHNHKVYNSSGSRRLKVKGQPESYRDPEILSPANTEQFADEGFRIQLNCSVFCGINVKRDCSARWYINGNPFNPTHGYRETTEMTNNTPKNTVTTILTIEKVSAKDFQDEFKCVGTGLYTTKNATVTLKRRGSMIPLVITSVCVLLFCVFAAVMVKCFAIDLALFFRPFFPQRRCNKDGKLYDAYVIYQMQDMDQVTEDALCQFVTETLPCVLEKKCGYQLFIYGRDDIPGEDRLERVENSVKQSRRLIVILTPGPGSGSKCTDQGSAFPQDSVIGGFDWQVGLHHALVQREMSVILIQLGDTGPKGYSHLPVGLQHLIRKSAPLKWPEGSRGAASWNSRFWKRVRYLMPATPVKKCPQAAII
- the LOC121194962 gene encoding interleukin-1 receptor-like 1 isoform X1, giving the protein MDASRLLLLIFVVTASKCSETVEPPCEDSSDDSFKLFEGEAFYFEPQLHVSDSDSHPNEEFKWYKNTTKTEYLSSDEKERIHYHDGAIFFLNILTEDSGLYTAQHINHLGECTNFHLRVEVFSASHRGDDKFLYGNIENSDVNKKVPCPDRVEEICEKFGGNFTWYKDFNILQGNHAADLWVKKATKDHEGIYTCVCTWTHNHKVYNSSGSRRLKVKGQPESYRDPEILSPANTEQFADEGFRIQLNCSVFCGINVKRDCSARWYINGNPFNPTHGYRETTEMTNNTPKNTVTTILTIEKVSAKDFQDEFKCVGTGLYTTKNATVTLKRRGSMIPLVITSVCVLLFCVFAAVMVKCFAIDLALFFRPFFPQRRCNKDGKLYDAYVIYQMQDMDQVTEDALCQFVTETLPCVLEKKCGYQLFIYGRDDIPGEDRLERVENSVKQSRRLIVILTPGPGSGSKCTDQGSAFPQDSVIGGFDWQVGLHHALVQREMSVILIQLGDTGPKGYSHLPVGLQHLIRKSAPLKWPEGSRGAASWNSRFWKRVRYLMPATPVKKCPQAAII